A section of the Ignavibacteriota bacterium genome encodes:
- a CDS encoding VWA domain-containing protein, with amino-acid sequence MRVIRILIFSSLILCAGVGSYAQPVLNFKRLVNNWPTVEIFFSTTCNGLPAYFTDKRYFKVYENGLEVGEFELWCPDPTVRCAISVAMVFDASLSMNGSGVAGAQAAGHAFVDLMDGATDEACVIMFNQFVVVSQPMTVYRDLLHAAIDNYPTALWTNAWDGLYTGINNVINDGVNPCRAVILLTDGYDTGSQRSPGECISLAMRNRIRVFTIGLGNNPTPAVLQNIADQTGGKYYESPNASQLTAIYQEISSIIFQGFQECLITYQAKCMDGGMRKVDLSILNFCNGSDTKTKSFKAPKDTSTYRPLNIRLGTREGRGNQDVKVPLELTDPITPPEIFYGATFTIKYDESCLQFKDIETPPGSVLENVPIIITPLPGTVTFQIMDKKVVEVNDVPAMLAELRFRTSDPDGKDTVCCDLQLISWVFEAGCFRPVLQNGKICIIPRQPEVHCELQMPQTINWERGLKDYNPNPFPVTAALSNIGDRDARNVRFKIEYNKNDLSLVAPVNNVQNGVPKDLKPSGISEGRWDVLAKRRTVGDSVNICIVAAFDNHDSVRCCKKVWVPSADAVLSCSAITPEIKADRVNTRYNPMPFDITVTVTNEGGKKSDSVFARIIVPADLRLYGPDAPNRNTKRVLPAILNPGQSGGVSWTLWHPITLTTKDYLVGIWVRTSNADSSYCEVKVIIPPLEAPVLAPTCRMPDSLHFEENISAYVPNPFQVSLGCVNRGGLPATNVTGFIYLPANTVLANPTEPLRKSFPSPMNEWTPGDPFPAVTWDVTYTKKLRYDTYLDFKFVVGGVGPTGLPTDSVESWCRVRVPGLQPSFACDISMPDSISLNATETDVEPNPFDVTYRVWNTSKQTATIATVTLQYPFGEGLTVSPGTPVTRNVNRALGPNDTLSVTWTIAVQNRITRRLVRLTGVAYDDEGNPVICPDDLPIANLRTSLVCDVQTDVSEVVYYPVLQEYAPKEWVIASTLTNTGGAPITNVEAEIELRDSSLVGYLAEFNPGFADNSNPKTIGVLFPASSQTFQWGFRLSNPNQKLVPEFLNYTIKYKSKETPPIDAGCETVVEIKPVVMPKLECALLAPDTIYFNIDTYEPSPFDLKIQIRNVGSGDAYNVKAFVLQGTRFNILPPASRDYGDLPPGRLIDFDDESLNTPFRLRVNPRDTDGFDTIRVVVISDGIPSATCEFPVWVQREQRPRFTMTCVATPDRLTFDDQLNDYVPNPFTVVTTVVNTGDTRAENCQLLFVGPPRFTPDDNTPIVNVGTMPKGIVDVGDTVTHSWRLVPLRRTLGGWDELVYQIQGRGGLGNRLIIGECRVPVYVPPARAAEYQLACDAPDAIQFDNASGTYIPDPFQFKVNVRNAGLALGQNLEITAMLPPGLIFTSGETATKQLGDLAPNGTTQVIWLVKPIANTTGVPRSLMLCARVVDKLGKEGECCDNVVIAAATKAALSLSCEAEFRALVVDHARGEYEKNPIWIAVKVRNDGDRPAHNVRVVCLPQSNEVKVLGDPERFVALRLDPKQSTDTIRWEMYAIPRVLSGDINIQFVVTADDLPSTDCITPVFIPEVGRPVLTCGMESSMKNTNNVLTFDYSIGDYRDDIGTKGSAGNYNVFTVTARLQNIGAAQAHRLRATLLLPEGVSLDAGETGIKDLGNLLVQGSASVSWNIVPQRQSADALRHFAVRWSADNIDQTTPCAMDVTIEGAPKIVRLRLPQDNVGRFGEKITVPVYVDTTIGKDIFTYKINVKFDPEVVRFVDAVSMNTLTARGWTGPRGVLYRESGLPDTAPENIVRIEDFTTGSPLNVRREGILVGLVFEAVYNGGEKSTGIRVDSLTFIDSIKADIAGSEKVFVSSMNSIHDDSPGKEVRITFENGLITIAGYCIVPLVGGSGYNLAQNTPNPFNPSTVIEYEIGDETAVKLVVFDQLGREVATLVNTKQKAGKYAYIFDASVLASGTYVYRLDAGQYSKTLRMVLAR; translated from the coding sequence ATGCGCGTCATTCGTATCCTCATATTCTCGTCCCTCATTCTCTGTGCAGGCGTCGGGAGCTACGCGCAGCCGGTGCTGAACTTCAAACGTCTCGTGAACAATTGGCCGACGGTCGAGATCTTTTTTTCCACCACGTGTAATGGTCTTCCGGCCTATTTCACGGACAAGCGGTACTTCAAAGTCTACGAGAACGGCCTCGAGGTTGGTGAATTCGAGCTCTGGTGCCCTGACCCGACTGTCCGCTGCGCCATTTCCGTCGCAATGGTATTCGATGCCAGCTTAAGCATGAACGGCTCCGGCGTTGCCGGCGCACAGGCGGCCGGACACGCCTTTGTCGATCTGATGGACGGGGCAACAGACGAGGCCTGCGTGATCATGTTCAACCAGTTCGTCGTCGTCTCACAGCCGATGACGGTGTACAGGGACCTCCTTCATGCGGCCATCGACAATTATCCGACAGCACTGTGGACAAATGCATGGGACGGCTTGTATACCGGTATCAACAATGTGATCAATGATGGTGTCAATCCGTGCCGCGCGGTGATACTTCTCACCGACGGATATGATACCGGAAGCCAGCGTTCACCAGGGGAATGTATCTCACTTGCAATGCGAAATCGTATTCGTGTCTTCACCATCGGGCTCGGCAACAATCCCACGCCCGCAGTGCTGCAAAACATCGCCGACCAGACAGGCGGCAAATACTACGAATCGCCGAACGCCTCGCAACTGACCGCGATCTACCAGGAAATCTCATCGATCATCTTCCAGGGCTTTCAGGAGTGCCTCATTACGTATCAGGCCAAGTGTATGGATGGCGGCATGCGCAAGGTGGATCTCTCCATCCTCAATTTCTGCAATGGCTCCGATACAAAAACGAAGAGCTTTAAAGCCCCGAAGGACACTTCCACGTACAGGCCGCTCAACATCCGCCTCGGCACACGCGAGGGACGCGGCAACCAGGATGTGAAGGTGCCGCTGGAACTGACGGATCCGATCACGCCGCCGGAAATCTTCTACGGCGCAACGTTCACGATCAAGTACGACGAATCGTGTCTGCAGTTCAAGGACATCGAGACTCCTCCGGGCAGTGTGCTCGAAAACGTACCCATCATCATTACGCCGCTGCCGGGAACCGTGACGTTCCAGATCATGGACAAGAAGGTGGTGGAAGTGAACGATGTGCCTGCGATGCTCGCTGAACTACGATTCAGAACATCCGATCCCGACGGGAAGGACACGGTGTGTTGCGACCTGCAGCTCATAAGCTGGGTGTTCGAGGCGGGTTGTTTCCGGCCCGTGTTACAAAACGGCAAGATATGCATCATACCCAGGCAGCCCGAGGTACACTGCGAACTGCAGATGCCGCAGACCATCAACTGGGAACGCGGCCTGAAGGATTACAACCCCAATCCCTTCCCGGTCACGGCGGCACTGTCGAACATCGGCGATCGTGATGCGCGAAACGTCCGCTTCAAGATCGAATACAATAAAAACGATCTCTCCCTTGTCGCTCCGGTCAACAATGTGCAGAACGGCGTGCCGAAAGACCTGAAGCCGTCGGGCATTTCCGAGGGCCGCTGGGACGTCCTGGCAAAGCGCCGTACGGTGGGTGATTCGGTGAACATCTGTATCGTCGCCGCCTTCGACAACCACGACTCCGTGCGCTGCTGCAAGAAGGTGTGGGTGCCGTCCGCGGATGCAGTGCTGAGCTGCTCCGCAATCACACCCGAAATCAAGGCCGACAGGGTGAACACCAGATACAATCCGATGCCATTCGATATCACAGTAACCGTAACGAACGAGGGCGGCAAGAAGTCCGACTCGGTGTTCGCCCGCATCATCGTGCCTGCGGACCTGCGACTCTACGGTCCGGATGCACCGAACCGCAACACGAAGCGTGTGCTGCCCGCGATTCTGAATCCGGGACAGAGCGGCGGTGTGTCGTGGACGCTGTGGCACCCGATTACGCTCACCACGAAGGACTATCTCGTGGGAATATGGGTGCGGACATCGAATGCCGACTCCTCATACTGTGAGGTGAAGGTGATCATTCCACCTCTGGAGGCGCCCGTCCTGGCGCCCACATGCCGCATGCCCGACTCGCTGCATTTCGAAGAGAACATCAGCGCCTATGTGCCGAATCCCTTCCAGGTGTCGCTCGGCTGCGTCAACCGCGGCGGCCTGCCCGCCACGAATGTGACGGGGTTCATCTATCTGCCCGCAAACACCGTGCTCGCGAATCCCACAGAACCGCTGCGCAAGTCGTTCCCGAGTCCGATGAACGAATGGACACCAGGCGACCCATTCCCGGCCGTCACGTGGGACGTCACGTACACAAAAAAACTTCGCTACGACACCTACCTCGACTTCAAGTTTGTTGTTGGCGGCGTCGGCCCAACGGGCCTTCCGACCGATTCGGTCGAATCCTGGTGCCGCGTCCGTGTGCCCGGCCTGCAGCCGTCCTTCGCATGCGACATCAGCATGCCCGATTCGATCTCGCTGAATGCGACGGAAACCGATGTAGAACCGAACCCCTTCGACGTGACGTACCGTGTGTGGAACACGAGCAAACAGACGGCCACCATCGCCACTGTCACGCTGCAGTACCCGTTCGGCGAAGGTTTGACGGTATCACCCGGCACACCTGTAACTCGGAATGTGAACCGCGCGCTCGGCCCGAACGACACGCTGAGCGTGACATGGACCATCGCCGTGCAGAACCGCATCACACGCCGCCTCGTGAGACTCACCGGAGTGGCCTACGACGACGAAGGCAACCCAGTCATCTGTCCGGATGACCTGCCCATCGCGAACCTCAGAACATCACTCGTCTGTGATGTGCAAACCGACGTCTCGGAGGTCGTGTACTATCCGGTGCTGCAGGAATACGCGCCGAAGGAGTGGGTGATCGCATCTACGCTGACCAACACCGGCGGCGCTCCGATCACGAACGTGGAAGCCGAAATCGAACTGCGCGACTCCTCGCTGGTCGGCTACCTCGCCGAGTTCAACCCGGGCTTCGCCGACAATTCGAATCCGAAGACCATCGGCGTGCTCTTCCCGGCATCCTCGCAGACGTTCCAGTGGGGATTCCGTTTGTCGAATCCAAACCAGAAACTTGTGCCGGAATTCCTCAACTATACAATCAAGTACAAGTCCAAGGAAACACCACCCATCGACGCCGGCTGCGAAACCGTTGTCGAGATCAAGCCGGTCGTGATGCCGAAGCTCGAATGCGCGCTGCTGGCTCCCGACACGATATACTTCAACATCGACACGTACGAACCGTCGCCGTTCGATCTCAAGATCCAGATCAGGAACGTGGGAAGCGGCGACGCCTACAACGTGAAGGCCTTCGTGCTGCAGGGTACCCGCTTCAACATCCTGCCACCGGCCTCGCGCGATTATGGCGACCTGCCTCCGGGCCGGTTGATCGACTTCGACGACGAATCGCTGAACACCCCGTTCCGTCTGCGCGTAAATCCACGTGACACGGACGGCTTCGACACGATCCGTGTCGTGGTGATCAGCGACGGTATCCCCTCGGCAACCTGTGAGTTCCCGGTGTGGGTGCAGCGTGAGCAGCGTCCACGCTTCACAATGACCTGCGTCGCGACACCCGACCGGCTGACCTTCGACGATCAGCTCAACGACTACGTGCCGAATCCGTTCACGGTCGTCACGACAGTGGTGAACACGGGTGACACACGTGCCGAGAATTGTCAGCTTCTGTTTGTGGGTCCCCCGCGCTTCACGCCGGACGACAACACACCGATAGTGAACGTGGGCACGATGCCCAAGGGTATCGTCGATGTGGGCGACACGGTCACTCACTCGTGGCGACTCGTTCCGCTCCGCCGCACATTGGGCGGGTGGGATGAACTCGTGTACCAAATTCAGGGCCGCGGGGGTCTCGGTAATCGCCTCATCATCGGCGAGTGCCGCGTCCCCGTGTACGTGCCTCCCGCACGCGCCGCCGAGTATCAGCTCGCTTGCGACGCGCCGGATGCCATTCAATTCGACAATGCTTCGGGCACATACATCCCGGATCCCTTCCAGTTCAAGGTGAACGTTCGCAACGCCGGCCTGGCGCTCGGGCAGAACCTCGAGATCACCGCGATGCTACCTCCGGGCCTGATTTTCACAAGCGGGGAGACCGCCACGAAGCAGCTCGGCGACCTCGCTCCAAACGGTACGACCCAAGTGATCTGGCTGGTGAAGCCGATCGCAAACACGACGGGTGTGCCGCGCTCGCTGATGCTGTGCGCACGCGTGGTGGACAAACTCGGCAAGGAGGGCGAGTGCTGCGACAACGTCGTGATCGCAGCGGCCACGAAGGCGGCTTTGAGTCTGAGCTGCGAGGCCGAGTTCCGCGCGCTGGTGGTGGACCATGCCCGTGGTGAATATGAAAAGAATCCAATCTGGATCGCCGTGAAGGTACGCAACGACGGCGACCGTCCGGCACACAACGTTCGCGTCGTGTGTTTGCCGCAGTCGAACGAAGTGAAGGTGCTGGGCGATCCCGAGCGTTTCGTCGCCCTGCGTCTCGATCCGAAACAGTCCACCGACACTATCCGTTGGGAGATGTACGCGATACCGCGTGTGCTGTCCGGCGACATCAACATCCAGTTCGTGGTTACCGCCGACGATCTCCCGTCCACCGACTGTATCACACCGGTGTTTATCCCCGAAGTGGGCCGTCCGGTGTTGACCTGCGGTATGGAATCCTCGATGAAGAACACGAACAACGTTCTCACGTTCGACTACTCGATCGGCGACTATCGCGACGACATCGGCACGAAGGGCTCGGCGGGCAACTACAACGTCTTCACCGTCACGGCACGACTGCAGAACATCGGCGCCGCACAGGCGCACCGTCTGCGCGCAACCCTACTTCTGCCGGAGGGCGTGTCTCTCGACGCCGGTGAAACTGGCATAAAGGATCTCGGCAACCTGCTCGTGCAGGGCTCGGCGAGTGTGAGCTGGAACATTGTACCGCAGCGGCAATCCGCCGACGCGCTGCGACATTTCGCGGTACGCTGGAGCGCCGACAATATCGATCAGACCACGCCATGCGCGATGGACGTGACGATCGAAGGCGCACCGAAGATCGTGAGACTCCGCTTGCCGCAGGACAACGTGGGGCGTTTCGGCGAAAAGATCACGGTGCCGGTGTATGTAGACACGACGATCGGCAAGGACATCTTCACATACAAGATCAACGTGAAGTTCGATCCCGAGGTGGTGCGCTTCGTGGATGCAGTGAGCATGAACACGCTGACGGCACGCGGCTGGACCGGCCCGCGCGGCGTACTCTACCGCGAGTCGGGTCTGCCCGACACGGCACCCGAGAACATAGTGCGCATCGAAGACTTCACCACCGGTTCGCCTCTGAACGTGCGGCGTGAGGGCATCCTGGTGGGGCTGGTGTTCGAGGCGGTATACAACGGAGGCGAGAAATCAACCGGAATACGGGTTGATTCATTGACATTTATCGATTCCATTAAAGCAGACATTGCCGGGTCTGAGAAAGTATTCGTTTCATCCATGAACAGCATACACGATGATTCTCCGGGCAAGGAGGTGAGAATCACCTTCGAAAATGGTCTGATAACCATCGCGGGTTACTGCATCGTGCCTCTGGTGGGCGGGAGCGGATACAACCTGGCGCAGAACACGCCGAATCCGTTCAATCCGTCGACGGTGATCGAATACGAGATCGGCGACGAGACGGCGGTGAAGCTGGTGGTGTTTGATCAACTTGGTCGCGAAGTGGCAACGCTGGTGAATACGAAGCAGAAGGCCGGCAAATACGCCTACATCTTCGACGCCTCGGTGCTGGCCTCGGGCACCTACGTGTACCGCCTCGATGCAGGCCAGTACTCGAAAACGCTCAGAATGGTTCTCGCCCGGTAA
- a CDS encoding carboxymuconolactone decarboxylase family protein, with translation MTRKQVYQEIEGMFGIVPTFLKSIPDSSLEMEWSLMKRVQFDEGPIPNKYRELIGIGIAAVSKCRYCILFHVEAARLNGATDEEIEDAVHFAKSSAGWSAYLNGMQIDYDVFKEEMQTISRYVRSMAATPA, from the coding sequence ATGACACGAAAACAAGTGTATCAGGAAATAGAAGGAATGTTCGGCATCGTCCCGACCTTCCTGAAGAGCATCCCGGATTCCTCCCTCGAAATGGAGTGGAGCTTAATGAAACGGGTGCAATTCGACGAAGGGCCGATTCCCAACAAATACCGCGAGCTGATAGGCATCGGCATCGCGGCGGTGTCGAAATGCCGCTATTGCATCCTTTTTCATGTGGAAGCGGCGCGCCTCAACGGTGCAACGGACGAGGAGATCGAGGACGCAGTGCATTTTGCCAAGTCCAGCGCGGGCTGGAGTGCATACCTGAACGGCATGCAGATCGATTACGACGTGTTCAAGGAAGAAATGCAGACGATCAGCCGCTACGTCCGCTCCATGGCCGCAACTCCGGCGTAA
- a CDS encoding mobile mystery protein B — protein sequence MGLNLEYIAGQTPIDEDEKYGLLIPTLTLRSELDEFEQQNIENAIQWTMSRSFTVSEILTEDFVRRLHLRMFSDVWKWAGDFRRTNKNIGVDKFQIGIELRNLLDDCRFWIEHETYPADEIAVRFSHRLVLIHCFPNGNGRHSRLIADVLIEKALERPIFTWGSVTLTQQGVARKEYLQALRSADKGDVAPLIAFARG from the coding sequence ATGGGATTAAATCTCGAATACATCGCTGGTCAAACACCCATTGACGAGGATGAGAAGTACGGGCTACTCATCCCGACCCTCACCCTTCGATCGGAACTCGACGAGTTCGAGCAGCAAAACATTGAGAATGCCATCCAGTGGACGATGTCGCGCTCATTCACTGTCTCCGAAATCCTGACCGAGGATTTCGTGCGTCGGCTGCACCTACGCATGTTTTCAGACGTGTGGAAATGGGCAGGGGATTTTCGTCGCACAAACAAAAACATCGGTGTGGATAAATTCCAGATCGGCATCGAGCTCCGCAATCTCCTTGACGACTGCAGGTTCTGGATCGAGCACGAGACATATCCCGCAGACGAAATCGCTGTGAGGTTCAGCCACCGTCTGGTTCTGATCCACTGCTTCCCTAATGGTAACGGACGGCATTCCCGGTTGATTGCTGACGTACTCATCGAGAAAGCTCTGGAGCGACCGATTTTCACGTGGGGAAGCGTCACGCTCACTCAACAGGGTGTGGCGCGTAAGGAGTATCTACAAGCTCTGCGGTCTGCGGACAAAGGGGATGTGGCTCCGCTTATCGCTTTTGCGCGAGGATGA
- a CDS encoding mobile mystery protein A — protein sequence MKRENRKLVLEQLDRKLRDFQPLGGAIVPERGWLHAIRTALGMSLRQLGGRLGISTQSVKEIEDREADASITLKTLREAAKALDLELVYVLIPKAESLEAMIEKRAIMVARSIVLRTSMSMELEDQEVSSVRIEKAVRSKAEELVRMMPRYLWD from the coding sequence ATGAAACGCGAAAACAGGAAATTGGTGCTGGAGCAGCTCGATAGAAAGCTCCGTGATTTCCAGCCGCTCGGTGGAGCGATAGTACCTGAACGAGGGTGGCTCCACGCCATTCGGACTGCGCTTGGAATGTCACTTCGCCAGCTTGGCGGCAGACTCGGAATATCGACTCAAAGCGTCAAGGAGATCGAGGACCGCGAAGCAGATGCTTCTATCACTCTCAAGACTCTTCGCGAGGCCGCCAAAGCCCTCGATTTAGAACTTGTGTACGTCCTGATTCCGAAAGCAGAGTCCCTTGAGGCGATGATCGAGAAGCGTGCAATAATGGTTGCACGCTCCATCGTACTTCGAACCTCCATGTCGATGGAACTTGAAGATCAGGAGGTATCGTCGGTGCGCATAGAAAAGGCGGTCCGGTCGAAGGCCGAGGAGCTTGTCCGCATGATGCCGAGGTACCTATGGGATTAA
- a CDS encoding HNH endonuclease gives MKYVPFNWRRFHAYRVFDEFLDRFVLQRKSYVTRHNEYLDFEAAFEEIKARFVAAFDDSEKHFEEKVVRQFEGAAIQTKIVFANVEYLWAMPMQNISPKRKRAYAERWFPDTQLVVSGDEFYFVSPHIIADPGSWYLRNKYWEIIAALRVLYIITTTPGLSELKELKEKIAEVCHSAMYQGVSAKENFAVTKQCGIHSALMHLAAPERFESIISAAHRRQICAVFGHVVENPSRDVEILLKQIRNTLFDSHGNGEEADNKYRWFFYSRDILPLWLDKKSKKEQRLTSVVFDVRNEEDAAAFEGDKEEFTGYRIRRSAKLVKETKNRDGHTCRACNFHFEDQIVHVHHLDPIGEYKYPQKTKLEDLVTLCPTCHFLAHYLLRDSAKFKQIDPLLAELTRLSSSPKRNRTLS, from the coding sequence ATGAAATACGTTCCGTTTAACTGGCGCCGTTTCCACGCCTACCGCGTTTTCGACGAGTTTCTAGATCGTTTCGTGCTCCAGCGGAAGAGTTACGTAACACGGCACAACGAATATCTAGATTTTGAGGCGGCATTTGAAGAAATCAAAGCGAGGTTCGTCGCAGCATTCGATGATTCCGAAAAGCATTTCGAAGAGAAGGTGGTACGCCAATTCGAAGGTGCGGCAATACAAACTAAAATCGTCTTTGCCAATGTCGAATATCTTTGGGCAATGCCCATGCAGAATATCTCCCCGAAGAGGAAACGGGCTTATGCCGAGAGGTGGTTTCCCGATACGCAACTAGTCGTCAGCGGTGATGAATTCTATTTTGTTTCTCCTCATATCATCGCAGATCCAGGCTCATGGTATCTGCGGAACAAATATTGGGAGATTATCGCTGCGCTGAGGGTTCTTTATATAATCACAACAACCCCTGGTCTCTCTGAATTGAAAGAGTTAAAGGAGAAAATCGCTGAAGTCTGTCATTCTGCTATGTATCAAGGCGTTTCTGCTAAGGAGAACTTCGCTGTTACCAAGCAGTGCGGTATTCACTCTGCATTGATGCACCTTGCCGCTCCCGAACGTTTTGAATCCATAATTTCGGCAGCGCACCGAAGGCAAATTTGTGCTGTGTTTGGACATGTGGTTGAAAACCCATCCCGGGATGTTGAAATATTGTTGAAACAGATCCGAAACACACTTTTCGATTCTCATGGTAACGGCGAAGAAGCAGATAATAAATATCGATGGTTCTTTTACTCGAGAGATATTTTACCGCTGTGGCTCGACAAGAAGAGCAAGAAGGAACAAAGGCTGACTTCAGTTGTTTTCGATGTGCGGAACGAGGAAGACGCTGCTGCTTTCGAAGGAGACAAGGAGGAATTCACAGGCTATCGGATCCGACGCAGCGCTAAACTTGTCAAAGAAACGAAGAATCGTGACGGCCATACCTGCCGCGCATGTAATTTTCACTTTGAAGATCAGATCGTCCATGTCCACCATCTTGATCCAATAGGTGAATACAAGTATCCCCAAAAGACTAAGCTTGAAGATCTCGTCACACTATGCCCAACATGTCACTTTCTCGCGCATTACTTGCTACGAGATAGTGCCAAGTTCAAACAAATCGACCCTCTTCTGGCCGAGCTTACGAGGCTCAGTTCCTCGCCCAAACGAAATAGGACGCTATCCTAG
- a CDS encoding SAM-dependent DNA methyltransferase, translating to MPRGKKEKRTDTGSNSNLGFEATLWAAADALRNNMDAAEYKHVVLGLIFLKYISDAFEAHHAELEKQKKHGADPEDPDEYKAEHIFWVPKEARWSRLKANAPQPTIGTMVDDAMTAIERDNPSLKGVLPKEYARPGLDKQRLGQIINLVSDIALGSAADRSKDTLGRVYEYFLARFASAEGKSGGQFYTPSHVVRVLVEMLSPYKGRVYDPCCGSGGMFVQSEKFIEAHAGRIGDISIYGQESNYTTWRLAKMNLAIRGIDAQIAHGDTFHSDGHPDLKADYVLANPPFNDSDWRGELLKDDKRWVYGVPPKGNANFAWVQHFIHHLAPNGVAGFVLANGSMSSNQSGEGEIRKAIIEADLVDCMVALPGQLFYSTQIPVCLWFLTKNKKARTVKHGDGDIPNCIRDRSGETLFIDARKMGTLTDRVHRELTEEDLEKIVSTYHEWRFDQRAWRGEAEKAGACIPPADEGYQDIPGFCKSATTSEIAAHGHVLTPGRYVGAEDVEDDGEPFEEKMARLVAELNDQFVESAKLEKAIKANLRELGYGG from the coding sequence ATGCCCCGGGGAAAGAAAGAAAAACGCACAGATACAGGGTCAAATTCTAATCTTGGTTTTGAAGCCACACTCTGGGCGGCGGCGGACGCTCTGCGCAATAACATGGATGCCGCCGAGTACAAACACGTGGTCCTCGGCCTCATCTTCCTGAAGTACATCTCAGATGCGTTTGAAGCCCATCACGCTGAACTCGAGAAGCAGAAGAAGCATGGCGCTGACCCCGAAGATCCAGATGAGTACAAAGCCGAACACATCTTCTGGGTGCCAAAAGAGGCACGCTGGTCGCGCCTGAAGGCCAATGCACCCCAGCCCACAATCGGGACCATGGTGGACGATGCCATGACCGCTATCGAGCGCGACAATCCATCGCTCAAGGGCGTGTTGCCAAAGGAGTACGCTCGTCCCGGTCTAGATAAACAGCGTCTCGGGCAAATCATTAACCTAGTGAGTGACATTGCACTCGGGTCGGCCGCGGACCGCTCAAAGGATACTCTAGGACGAGTGTACGAGTACTTCCTTGCTCGTTTTGCCAGCGCAGAGGGGAAGAGTGGTGGACAGTTCTACACTCCATCCCATGTGGTGCGCGTGCTTGTCGAAATGCTCTCCCCATACAAGGGCCGGGTGTACGATCCATGTTGTGGCTCAGGCGGCATGTTCGTCCAAAGTGAAAAGTTCATCGAAGCTCATGCCGGGCGTATCGGCGACATCTCCATCTATGGGCAAGAGTCGAATTACACAACATGGCGTTTAGCCAAGATGAACCTCGCCATCCGTGGCATCGACGCGCAGATCGCCCATGGTGATACGTTCCACTCGGACGGGCATCCAGACCTCAAGGCCGACTATGTCCTCGCCAATCCCCCGTTCAACGACAGTGACTGGCGCGGGGAATTGCTCAAGGACGACAAGCGCTGGGTGTATGGAGTACCGCCCAAAGGCAATGCGAATTTCGCGTGGGTGCAGCACTTCATCCATCACCTTGCTCCAAATGGAGTGGCGGGATTTGTGCTTGCCAATGGCTCAATGTCGTCCAATCAGTCTGGCGAAGGTGAGATCAGAAAGGCGATCATCGAAGCAGACCTCGTGGACTGCATGGTGGCGCTCCCTGGCCAGCTCTTTTATTCCACACAAATTCCAGTGTGTCTCTGGTTTCTGACAAAGAACAAAAAGGCACGCACAGTGAAGCACGGGGACGGTGATATACCTAACTGTATCCGTGACCGGAGTGGAGAGACCCTCTTCATCGACGCACGGAAAATGGGCACACTCACTGACCGTGTGCATCGGGAACTCACAGAGGAAGACCTCGAAAAAATCGTAAGCACTTATCACGAATGGCGCTTCGATCAGCGTGCGTGGCGCGGGGAAGCCGAGAAGGCCGGAGCATGCATTCCACCTGCTGATGAAGGCTATCAAGACATCCCTGGCTTCTGCAAATCCGCTACTACATCCGAGATCGCCGCCCACGGCCACGTCCTTACCCCCGGCCGTTATGTTGGCGCCGAGGATGTAGAAGACGACGGTGAGCCCTTCGAGGAAAAGATGGCACGGCTTGTGGCTGAATTGAACGATCAGTTTGTGGAGTCCGCGAAATTGGAGAAGGCGATCAAGGCGAACCTGCGGGAACTGGGTTATGGCGGGTGA